A window from Sebastes fasciatus isolate fSebFas1 chromosome 22, fSebFas1.pri, whole genome shotgun sequence encodes these proteins:
- the cbln11 gene encoding cerebellin 11, translating into MVTKAVFLLALFGVASSKLPHRRRCDPEQRRETPTLCSNYKNILHLDDIQTNLEEKQMLLQRRIDAMEGKTRMQFESSNGNISALERLVTNLSSALKELERMKSQTEMEFRDAKTQLERHEVDIGSLKRKVGELVEHRERVGRNFSEIEERLDTTERQLREEKAKLGNLETETVAAFSDTQRLLNLYKDELSYLNSTEKELEVKVEARLDATETRLEAKVKKIQNNSEAFSAKLNEEKAAVDGFKDETDRKFRNVDGQLKTQKATVDQQNADIDALKSDTAGIKHRLGSTEEKVAEQIKLKLEVNSLKTYVNAKVAFSATIIESHDVVTGPNTGNTSIILIFNRVFTNIGNAYNSKTGIFTAPLKGVYHFSFMTFGYNSHTSGAILVKNGHYQVSTWEFTGPDTSDTTSNTVILELNVRETVNIILWDGGKIHTSVFSGFLVFPTS; encoded by the exons ATGGTCACCAAGGCGGTTTTCCTTCTTGCACTATTTGGAGTTGCATCTTCCAAACTCCCACACAGACGGAGGTGTGACCCGGAGCAAAGACGAGAGACGCCAACTCTTTGctcaaattacaaaaacattttacaccTGGATGATATCCAGACAAATCTCGAAGAGAAACAAATGCTGCTGCAACGAAGGATCGACGCTATGGAAGGTAAGACCAGAATGCAGTTTGAATCGTCAAACGGCAACATCAGCGCACTTGAAAGATTAGTGACAAACCTTTCAAGTGCACTAAAGGAACTTGAAAGGATGAAGTCACAAACTGAGATGGAATTCAGAGACGCAAAGACACAGCTGGAGAGACACGAAGTTGACATTGGCAGCCTGAAGAGAAAAGTTGGAGAACTGGTCGAACACAGGGAAAGAGTAGGGAGAAACTTCAGTGAGATTGAGGAGAGACTCGATACAACCGAGAGGCAGTTAAGGGAGGAAAAAGCCAAGCTCGGAAATCTGGAGACTGAAACTGTGGCTGCGTTTAGTGACACACAGAGACTCCTGAATCTATATAAGGATGAACTTTCCTACCTTAACTCGACGGAGAAGGAGCTTGAAGTCAAAGTCGAAGCCCGACTGGATGCCACGGAGACGCGACTTGaagctaaagtgaagaaaatacaaaacaacagtGAAG CTTTCAGCGCTAAACTGAATGAAGAAAAAGCTGCAGTTGATGGGTTTAAGGATGAAACGGACAGAAAATTCAGGAATGTTGACGGACAGCTGAAAACACAAAAAGCTACAGTGGACCAGCAGAATGCTGACATCGACGCTCTCAAGAGCGACACTGCAG GAATAAAACACAGACTGGGGTCAACTGAAGAAAAGGTTGCTGAACAAATTAAACTCAAATTGGAGGTGAACAGCCTTAAAACATATG TCAACGCCAAGGTGGCATTTTCTGCAACTATAATCGAATCTCACGATGTGGTCACTGGACCCAACACTGGCAACACCAGCATTATTCTGATCTTTAACAGAGTCTTCACAAACATTGGTAACGCTTACAACAGTAAAACAG GGATCTTCACCGCTCCACTGAAAGGGGTTTACCACTTTTCATTCATGACTTTTGGCTACAACAGCCACACTTCAGGAGCCATCCTGGTGAAGAACGGGCATTACCAAGTGAGCACCTGGGAGTTCACAGGACCAGATACCAGCGACACCACCAGCAACACGGTCATCCTTGAACTGAATGTCAGAGAGACGGTCAACATCATCCTGTGGGACGGTGGAAAAATACATACAAGTGTCTTCAGTGGGTTCCTCGTCTTCCCAACGTCGTAG
- the LOC141760970 gene encoding kelch-like protein 33 encodes MEFTRRHLPMEWEEQWRREKERRKRVIEEGGEEGMEQDKHELRRIVAYNDSRMGLTSRRGKKQGSEDTLSGTSQEGIVQQMREDTCGDERLDDVHTYRSEIYPKEVFMALKEFWDSSLLTDLTLTTDNGYSFDAHSPILAAVSSFIRETLRDESGERSENDKDVEVQKRSVSLSPEVDHVGLQAVLEFAYTGAVSSFNSDSMASIMAAAQALGIPRVLDLCNKEERMKGGGSSKQEEQTISALEQIKNTLQSIKQLWADRVGCDLILDVDGTLFHVHRVILAASSDYFRGMFTCGMRESHQTCIALPFLSPSELEALISCSYSGTLPLSWDCIFEISCTALQLQFQPALSLCLDFMRQEMEASSCLDVASFAEAYEMPELLEEANDFVLRNFWEVSATSKFQDLPAEKLLDILRCDDLCVPSELAVFRAVISWVEADPEERLGQAGVLMTGVRFPLMTFREFREVRAINLRLECFGNKEVELYGSALKEFAFSLPETQDLCRVRRPKDTLVVVGGDQLNPDMGQRIPSRELWFANSLRSGTGLVKVMEWRRFGEMPDKPKFRHGVAAMVGRLYVFGGCYYYCKDDMMKSTYSYDPVQDSWKRLADMQEFRSNFSVVVQDQRLYAIGGDKEINTNLDSVEMYNPDNDSWSFVQPLDQALSGHAATVIDGGIYISGGFNCKYVCLVSMFLYHPERGTTYLADMTHDRAQHCMEPLRGRLYVAGGVCNLRTFYTDQQACEVYDPVADSWTAFTSLPVPHVGAASAVLEGKIYVLGGYCQDDYSESGLVHRFEPSTQRWENMGKLPGAVTDIRVCLLRLPQHFRL; translated from the exons ATGGAGTTTACCAGGCGTCACCTTCCAATGGAATGGGAAGAGcaatggaggagagagaaggagaggaggaaaagagtgaTTGAAGAAGGTGGCGAAGAAGGGATGGAACAGGACAAGCATGAGCTAAGAAGGATCGTGGCTTATAATGACTCCAGGATGGGGCTGACGAGTCGGAGGGGTAAGAAACAGGGGTCAGAGGACACGTTGAGTGGTACTAGTCAGGAAGGAATTGTGCAGCAAATGAGGGAGGACACATGTGGGGATGAAAGACTTGATGATGTCCACACATATCGCAGTGAAATCTATCCTAAAGAGGTATTCATGGCCCTGAAGGAATTCTGGGATTCATCTCTTCTCACAGACCTGACTCTGACCACTGATAACGGGTACAGCTTTGATGCACACTCCCCTATCCTTGCTGCTGTCAGCTCCTTCATCCGAGAGACGCTGAGGGATGAAAGTGGAGAACGATCAGAAAATGATAAGGATGTGGAAGTCCAAAAGCGGTCAGTGTCTCTGTCTCCTGAGGTCGATCATGTTGGGCTACAGGCAGTTTTGGAGTTTGCCTATACTGGAGCTGTGTCGTCTTTCAATTCAGACAGCATGGCCTCGATTATGGCTGCAGCTCAAGCACTGGGCATCCCTAGAGTACTGGATCTCTGCAacaaagaggagaggatgaaagGAGGCGGAAGTTCTAAGCAGGAAGAGCAAACAATCTCTGCcctagaacagataaaaaatactcTTCAGTCCATTAAACAGTTGTGGGCAGACAGAGTGGGGTGCGATTTGATTTTGGATGTTGACGGGACTTTATTCCATG TCCACAGAGTTATCCTGGCGGCAAGCAGTGACTACTTCCGTGGCATGTTCACCTGCGGGATGAGGGAATCCCATCAGACCTGTATTGCCCTTCCCTTCCTGTCACCTTCTGAGTTAGAGGCTCTGATTAGCTGCTCCTACAGTGGGACCCTTCCACTTAGCTGGGACTGTATCTTCGAGATCTCCTGCACAGCCCTCCAGCTTCAGTTCCAGCCTGCCCTCTCGCTTTGCCTTGACTTCATGCGACAGGAAATGGAGGCAAGCTCCTGCCTGGATGTGGCGTCTTTTGCTGAAGCCTACGAGATGCCGGAGTTGCTTGAGGAAGCCAATGACTTTGTGCTGAGGAACTTCTGGGAGGTGTCAGCCACGTCAAAGTTTCAGGACCTACCGGCAGAGAAGCTTCTCGACATCCTCCGCTGTGATGATCTGTGCGTGCCCTCAGAGTTGGCTGTATTTCGAGCCGTAATCTCCTGGGTTGAGGCTGATCCTGAGGAGAGATTGGGCCAGGCTGGCGTACTGATGACCGGAGTCCGGTTCCCCCTCATGACCTTTCGAGAGTTCAGGGAGGTCAGGGCCATAAACCTGCGCTTGGAGTGCTTTGGAAACAAGGAGGTGGAACTTTATGGTTCAGCACTCAAGGAATTTGCTTTCAGCCTCCCAGAAACCCAGGATCTTTGCCGGGTCCGGCGTCCCAAAGACACTCTGGTTGTGGTTGGGGGAGACCAGCTGAACCCAGATATGGGTCAGCGCATACCAAGTAGGGAACTGTGGTTTGCAAACTCCCTACGCAGTGGTACAGGGCTAGTGAAGGTGATGGAGTGGAGGAGGTTTGGTGAGATGCCGGACAAGCCAAAGTTCAGGCATGGAGTGGCAGCAATGGTGGGGAGGTTGTATGTGTTTGGAGGATGTTACTACTACTGCAAGGATGACATGATGAAATCCACCTACAg TTATGACCCTGTGCAGGACAGCTGGAAGAGGCTGGCTGACATGCAGGAGTTTAGAAGCAACTTCTCAGTGGTGGTACAAGACCAGCGTCTTTATGCCATTGGTGGAGATAAAGAGATCAACACCAACCTAGACAGCGTTGAGATGTACAACCCAGACAACGACTCCTGGAG CTTTGTTCAGCCCCTGGACCAGGCTCTGAGCGGCCATGCCGCCACTGTCATAGATGGAGGAATCTACATCTCTGGAGGTTTCAACTGTAAGTATGTATGTCTGGTGTCCATGTTCCTGTACCACCCAGAGAGAGGAACCACCTACCTGGCAGACATGACCCATGACCGGGCCCAGCACTGCATGGAGCCCCTGCGAGGCCGTCTTTACGTCGCCGGTGGCGTGTGTAACCTGAGGACGTTTTACACTGACCAACAAGCCTGCGAGGTGTATGATCCTGTGGCCGATTCCTGGACAGCTTTCACGTCACTGCCCGTGCCCCATGTGGGTGCAGCCTCAGCCGTCCTGGAGGGGAAGATCTATGTACTGGGAGGGTACTGCCAGGATGATTACAGTGAGTCTGGACTGGTCCACCGGTTCGAACCCAGCACACAGCGATGGGAGAACATGGGCAAACTGCCTGGGGCTGTTACTGACATACGGGTCTGTCTGCTCCGATTGCCCCAACACTTTAGACTTTAG